The proteins below are encoded in one region of Hordeum vulgare subsp. vulgare chromosome 3H, MorexV3_pseudomolecules_assembly, whole genome shotgun sequence:
- the LOC123440594 gene encoding GRAS family protein RAD1-like, with translation MGMAPNHFPTSSWQTHQDASICTNQRLNYDNPHYLGTEEVALDAVELELAPRAPKATKVDYLSSPYHASWPPAQADFESSRVRKTKQFRDVLETCKQKVEAMEALEHSPPVAGGGFEEQGEAVVSVGDVGGGGSGTGADGMRLVQLLVACAEAVACRDRAQAAALLRELQVGAPVHGTAFQRVASCFVQGLADRLALAHPPALGPASMAFCVPRSSCLDGARGEALAVAYELCPYLRFAHFVANASILEAFDGESNVHVIDLGMTMGLNRGHQWRALLDGLATRVGGKPARVRVTCVSARVDTMRTVGLEIEAYAEDLGMSLEFRAVDRTLESLHVDDLGIDAHEAVAINSVLELHCVVKESRGALNSVLQTIRKLSPKAFVLVEQDAGHNGPFFLGRFMEALHYYAALFDALDAALPRYDARRARVEQFHYGAEIRNVVGCEGAARVERHERADQWRRRMSRAGFQSMPIKMAAKAREWLEENAGGSGYTVAEEKGCLVLGWKGKPVIAASCWKC, from the coding sequence atGGGCATGGCACCCAATCACTTCCCTACCTCTTCATGGCAAACACATCAAGATGCTTCAATTTGCACTAATCAACGACTAAATTACGATAATCCTCACTACCTCGGCACTGAGGAGGTAGCGCTCGACGCCGTCGAGCTGGAGCTCGCCCCCCGGGCTCCCAAGGCGACCAAGGTCGACTACCTGAGCTCGCCGTACCACGCCTCGTGGCCGCCTGCGCAGGCTGACTTCGAGTCGTCGCGCGTTAGGAAGACGAAGCAGTTCCGGGACGTTCTTGAGACCTGCAAGCAGAAGGTGGAGGCCATGGAGGCTTTGGAGCACTCGCCGCCGGTGGCCGGTGGTGGGTTCGAGGAACAAGGTGAGGCGGTGGTCTCTGTGGGTGACGTCGGGGGTGGTGGCAGTGGCACTGGAGCTGACGGCATGCGGCTCGTGCAGCTGCTTGTTGCCTGCGCCGAGGCGGTGGCGTGCCGCGACCGCGCACAGGCTGCGGCGCTGCTGCGGGAGCTCCAGGTCGGCGCGCCGGTGCACGGCACGGCGTTCCAGCGAGTCGCGTCGTGCTTCGTGCAGGGCCTTGCAGACCGGCTGGCCTTGGCGCACCCGCCGGCGTTGGGCCCGGCAAGCATGGCGTTCTGCGTCCCGCGGTCGTCGTGCCTTGACGGAGCGCGCGGCGAGGCGCTCGCCGTGGCGTACGAGTTATGCCCGTACCTGCGGTTCGCGCACTTCGTGGCGAACGCGTCCATCCTGGAAGCCTTCGATGGAGAGAGCAACGTCCACGTGATTGACCTCGGCATGACGATGGGCCTGAACCGCGGCCACCAGTGGCGGGCTCTGCTCGACGGCCTTGCCACGCGGGTCGGGGGCAAGCCGGCACGCGTTCGCGTAACCTGCGTCAGCGCCCGCGTGGACACCATGAGGACCGTCGGGCTCGAGATCGAGGCGTACGCGGAGGATCTCGGGATGTCCCTCGAGTTCAGGGCCGTCGACCGCACCCTGGAGAGCCTCCACGTGGACGACCTCGGCATCGACGCCCACGAGGCCGTGGCCATCAACAGCGTCCTGGAGCTGCACTGCGTGGTGAAGGAGAGCCGTGGTGCGCTTAACTCGGTGCTGCAGACTATCCGCAAGCTCTCGCCCAAGGCGTTCGTGCTCGTGGAACAGGACGCCGGCCACAATGGGCCATTCTTCCTGGGGCGGTTCATGGAGGCGCTCCACTACTACGCGGCGCTGTTCGACGCGCTGGACGCGGCGCTCCCGCGCTACGACGCCCGGCGCGCGCGCGTGGAGCAGTTCCACTATGGCGCCGAGATACGCAACGTGGTCGGGTGCGAGGGCGCGGCGCGCGTGGAGCGGCACGAGCGCGCGGACCAGTGGCGGCGCCGCATGAGCCGCGCGGGCTTCCAGTCCATGCCAATCAAGATGGCGGCCAAGGCGCGGGAGTGGCTGGAGGAGAACGCCGGCGGCAGCGGGTACACGGTGGCCGAGGAGAAGGGATGCCTCGTGCTTGGATGGAAGGGCAAGCCCGTCATCGCCGCCTCGTGCTGGAAATGTTAG